One Ranitomeya variabilis isolate aRanVar5 chromosome 5, aRanVar5.hap1, whole genome shotgun sequence DNA window includes the following coding sequences:
- the LOC143775180 gene encoding histone H3-like, translated as MARTKQTARKSTGGKAPRKQLATKAARKSAPATGGVKKPHRYRPGTVALREIRRYQKSTELLIRKGPRLVREIAQDFKTDLRFQSSAVMALQEASEAYLVGLFEDTNLCAIHAKRVTIMPKDIQLARRIRGERA; from the exons ATGGCCAGAACCAAGCAGACCGCCCGGaaatccaccggagggaaagcTCCCCGCAAGCAGCTGGCCACTAAGGCCGCCAGGAAGAGCGCTCCCGCCACCGGTGGAGTGAAGAAGCCGCATCGTTACCGCCCGGGGACAGTCGCTCTCCGTGAGATCCGCCGCTACCAGAAGTCCACCGAGCTGCTGAtccgtaaaggcccc CGCCTGGTGAGGGAGATCGCCCAGGACTTCAAGACCGATCTGCGCTTCCAGAGCTCGGCGGTGATGGCGCTGCAGGAGGCCAGCGAGGCTTATCTGGTGGGGCTGTTCGAGGACACCAACCTGTGCGCCATCCACGCCAAGAGGGTCACCATCATGCCCAAAGACATCCAGCTGGCCCGCCGGATCCGCGGGGAGAGGGCCTAG
- the LOC143774105 gene encoding histone H1.11R-like yields the protein MAETAPAAAPPPAEPAAKSKKQPKKTAAGGAKKSKKSSGPSVSELIIQAVSSSKERSGVSLAALKKALSAGGYDVEKNNSRLKLAVRGLVTKGALLQVKGSGASGSFKLNKDKKKPAAAAKAKKPAAKKAAKSPKKPKKAPTAAKKSPKKAKKPAAAAAKKAAKSPKKPKAAPKPKKVTKSPTKKAAKPKAAKSPAKKAAKAKKPAAKK from the coding sequence ATGGCAGAGACCGCACCAGCCGCCGCTCCTCCTCCCGCCGAACCGGCcgccaaatccaagaagcagccgaagAAAACCGCCGCAGGGGGCGCCAAGAAGAGCAAGAAATCCTCTGGTCCCAGCGTGTCCGAGCTGATCATCCAGGCCGTGTCCTCCTCCAAGGAGCGCAGCGGGGTGTCCCTGGCCGCCCTGAAGAAGGCGCTGTCTGCCGGAGGGTACGATGTGGAGAAGAATAACAGCCGCCTGAAGCTGGCCGTCCGGGGTCTGGTCACCAAGGGCGCCCTCCTCCAGGTGAAGGGCAGCGGCGCCTCCGGCTCCTTCAAGTTGAACAAGGACAAGAAGAAACCGGCGGCTGCGGCCAAAGCCAAGAAACCCGCAGCCAAGAAAGCGGCAAAATCCCCGAAAAAGCCGAAGAAGGCTCCGACCGCGGCTAAGAAGAGCCCGAAAAAGGCCAAGAAGCCCGCAGCAGCTGCAGCTAAAAAAGCAGCTaagagccccaagaagccgaaGGCCGCTCCGAAGCCCAAGAAGGTGACGAAGAGCCCGACAAAGAAGGCAGCCAAGCCCAAAGCTGCCAAGAGCCCCGCTAAGAAGGCGGCGAAAGCCAAGAAGCCCGCGGCCAAGAAGTGA